TCACTCTGCCGTTGCAGATGCATGTCGGGATTTTATATAAGGAAGAAATTCAGCTTCTGGTTCTTCCCCGGGCCATCCATCCTGTTATTTTGGGCCTGCCCTGATTACAACAACACTCACCTAATATCAGCTGGACCACTAACGATATTGGCAGTTGGGGTTCCCAATGTTTTTCTACCTGTCTCACGCCAGTGGTTCCTTCTCTAAGGACTATTACTGCCTCCCCAGGGCTCTTGCTCCCCTGTGATGCTTCCCTACCTGTGGAATAACGTGATTTCCAAGATGTCTTCAGTGCTCAGGAGGCTGATTCCCTTCCTCCGCATCATCCTTTTGACTGCACCACTGAATTACTTCCCGGCAAGACTCCTCTTTGGGGCCGGCTGTATACCCTCTCTGTGGAGGAATCTACTGCCATGCGGGAGTACATTCACGAAAACCTCCAAAAGGACTTCATCAGACCCTCCTCATCTCCAGCGGGGGCAAgtttcttttttgtgaccaagaaagATGGCTCTCTGTGACCCTGTATCGACTACCGGAGTCTTAATGAAACAACCATTAAGAATCGGTACCCGCTTCCCCTTATTCCGGAACTTTTTGACCGTCTGCAGGGAGCGTCTATCTTTACCAAGCTGGAACTCCGAGGCGCCTACAATCTGGTCCGAATCCGCCACGGGGATGAATGGAAGACCGTTTTTAATACTCATGAAGGACATTTTGAATATCTAGTTATGCCGTTCGGCCTTTGCAATACACCAGCGGTTTATCAGGAATTCATAAACTtcatttttcaagatcttctgTACTCCTCAGTAATAGTTTACCTGGATGATattctgtttttttctgcttctgttcagGAACACCCTCGTCATGTACGCATGGTTTTCCAGCGCCTCAGGGACTACCGTCTCTTCGCCAAAGTAGAGAAGTGCTTGTTTCATCAACCGTCTATTCCATTTTTGGGATATGTCGTCTCTTTGGAGGGCCTCCAAATGGACCCCACCAAACTCCGAGCTTTACAGGATTGGCCCATGCCCCATGGTCTCCGGGCCTTGCAACGTTTTTTGGGGTTTGCTAATTACTATCGACAATTCATCCACCAATACTCGCTCATTACTGCCCCTCTTACTGCACTGACCAGGAAGGGTGCTGATGTAAAGAACTGGACACCGGAGGCCCAAGAGGCCTTTGCCACCTTAAAGCAAGCCTTTCTGTCTGCTCTTGTTCTCTGAAGTCCGGATATCAAAACACCATTCATCTTTGAAGTGGATGTCTCTTCTCTGGGGGCAGGGGCCGTTTTGTCTCACACCTCAGACTCCGGcaaatgtcacccctgtttctttttttccaaaaactTTTCTTCGGCAGAGTGTAACTACACTATTGGGGACCGGGAATTGTTAGCCCTTATATTGGCTCTCCAAGAATGGTGATATTTCCTAGAAAGGGCTTTACATCCCATCACAGTGATCACCGACCACAAGAATCTTCTATACCTCCAGGATGCTAAGAGACTAAACCCGCGACATGTGCGTTGGTCTCTTTTCTTTGCCCGCTTTAACTTCCGCTTGGTATTCCGACCTGCtgaaaagaatattgaagctgatGCCCTATCCAGGGCCTTCAACCCTCCCGAAGAACCCGAGGAGTCCTACCCCATGCTTAATCCTGCCTGTGTCGCCTCCACTACCGTGGTCACTCCCACAATCACAAAGACTTCTGTACCACCCCAGTCTAGGAAAAAGGTTCTCAAATGGGGACACTCCTCCACATTTGCCAGTCACTCCAGATTCCGCAAGACCTTTCACTTGATCTCTCAATAATATTGGTGGCCATGTATGGCGCAGGATGTCTTACAATTTGTTTCCACCTGTCCCACCTGCGCCCGAAACAAATCCTCTCCTGGCAAGCCTTGAGGATGTTTACAGCCACTGCCAGTTCCACAGCTGCCTTGGCAGGAAGTATCTATGGATTTTGTTACAGATTTACCACCTTCCCAAGGCCACACTGTCATTTGGGTCGTGGTGGACCGATTTTCTCgaatggcccattttattcccatgagAT
This is a stretch of genomic DNA from Microcaecilia unicolor chromosome 6, aMicUni1.1, whole genome shotgun sequence. It encodes these proteins:
- the LOC115472491 gene encoding uncharacterized protein LOC115472491, encoding MSLPDKPNLSELAQVLQQQQAQLNDLFGVLQDEHPRHVRMVFQRLRDYRLFAKVEKCLFHQPSIPFLGYVVSLEGLQMDPTKLRALQDWPMPHGLRALQRFLGFANYYRQFIHQYSLITAPLTALTRKGADVKNWTPEAQEAFATLKQAFLSALVL